The region TTCTCCCCAGGCGAAGGGCATCAGCAATAGCATCGTAACGGCCATTGCCGCCAGTCGTGTTAAGGACCAGTCGCGCCCGTCACGGATTTTCGCCTGGCAGCGTGGACAGTATGCACTTTGGTGCGAACGCATCTTCGGCAGGCTAAATAGCATGTCGCATTCGGGACAGCGTTGGTAATGCGCGCGCGGTAGCGCCTCACCGATGGACCTGATCGCTATTTTTTTTCGTGGCGTAATGCGTGGAGTCGTTAAGGCCATGTATCGCGGATCAAAGTGTTAGAGTAATGTTATCTTAACTCATGACGGGAATGATCTTGAGCATTAACGCATTTAATGTTTATTTTAGTAGGCTGCAGCGATAAGTAAGACAACTAAGTGATTACATAATGAACAAAACAGAGCTATACACGGATCTGAACCGTGATTTTCAGGCATTGATGGCAGGTGAAACAAGTTTTCTGGCAACGTTGGCGAATACCAGTGCGTTGCTGTACGAGCGTCTTTCAGAAGTGAACTGGGCCGGTTTTTACCTGCTTGAGAATGACACGCTGGTGCTTGGCCCTTTCCAGGGCAAGATTGCCTGTGTGCGCATCCCGGTCGGGCGTGGTGTATGTGGTACAGCGGTCGCGCAAAACCAGGTACAGCGTATTGAGGACGTTCACGCCTTTGATGGGCATATTGCTTGCGACGCTGCCAGCAATGCTGAAATAGTATTGCCGATAACGGTTGAAAATCAGCTGATCGGCGTGCTGGATATTGATAGCACGGCGTTTGGGCGATTTACCGAAAAAGATGAACAGGGGCTGCGTACGCTTGTCGCCCAGCTTGAAACCGTGCTTGCAATGACGGATTACAAAAAATTCTTTGCGCCCGTCGCAGGATAATCAACGGATAACGTAGCAATTACTGATGGCGTCATTATAATGACGCCTGTTCATGCCTGCGCTTGTTGGCTACGTCCGTTGTAATCAGGAAATTTCATGGAAAATCAACCTAAGTTGAATAGCAGTAAAGAAGTCATCGCGTTTCTGGCCGAACGCTTCCCGCAGTGTTTTAGTGCGGAAGGCGAAGCGCGCCCGCTGAAAATTGGCATTTTTCAGGATCTGGTAGAGCGAATTGAGGGGGAAATGAACCTCAGCAAGACGCAACTTCGTTCTGCCTTACGTCTCTACACTTCAAGCTGGCGCTATCTGTATGGCGTTAAGCTGGGCGCAACACGTGTCGATCTCGACGGCAACCCATGCGGTGAGCTGGATGAGCAACACGTTGAGCATGCGCGTAAACAGCTTGAAGAAGCAAAAGCCCGCGTTCAGGCGCAACGTGCAGAGCAACAGGCGAAAAAACGCGAAGCGGCAGCTGCTGCTGGTGAAAAAGAAGATGCACCGCGTCGTGAGCGTAAGCCACGTCCAGCGCCGCGTCGTAAAGAAAGCGCAGAGCGTAAACCTCGCGCTGAAAAACCAGCTGCGAAAGCACCACGCGCGCCTCGCGAAGAACAGCATACCCCAGTGTCTGATATTTCAGTGCTGACGGTAGGGCAGTCCTTGAAGGTGAAAGCAGGTAATAATGCGATGGATGCCACCGTATTAGAAATCACCAAAGATGGCGTCCGTGTACAGCTGAATTCGGGTATGTCTTTGATTGTACGCGCAGAACACCTGGTGTTCTGAAACGGAGGCCTGGCCTGGCATGAACACTTTTTTTAGGCTTACTGCGTTAGCTGGTCTGCTTGCATTTGCAGGCCAGACTCTCGCTGCAGAAGACATCACGCGTGCCGATCAAATCCCCGTATTAAAGGAAGAAACGCAACATGCGACGGTGAGCGAGCGTGTGACATCGCGTTTTACGCGTTCACACTATCGCCAGTTCGATCTGGATCAGGCGTTTTCGGCAAAAATTTTCGACCGCTATCTGAATCTGCTCGACTACAGCCATAACGTGCTGTTGGCGAGCGATATTGAGCAGTTTGCTAAAAAGAAAACTGCCCTGGCCGATGAACTGCGTACAGGCAAGCTGGATGTCTTTTACGATCTCTATAATCTGGCGCAAAAGCGCCGGTTTGAACGTTATCAGTACGCATTAAGCGTGCTGGCGCGTCCAATGGATTTCACGGGTAACGACACCTTTAACCTGGATCGCAGTAAAGCGCCATGGCCGAAAAGCGAAGCTGAGCTCAATGCGCTGTGGGATGGCAAGGTTAAATTCGATGAGCTGAGTCTGAAACTCACCGGCAAGACCGATGCTGAAATCCGCGAAACGCTGACGCGTCGTTACAAATTCGCGATTCGCCGTCTGGCGCAGACCAACAGTGAAGATGTGTTCTCACTGGCGATGACTGCCTTTGCGCGCGAAATCGATCCGCATACCAACTATTTGTCCCCGCGTAACACTGAACAATTCAATACCGAAATGAGCTTGTCTCTGGAAGGTATTGGCGCAGTTCTGCAAATGGATGATGACTATACGGTCATTAACTCCATGGTGGCGGGCGGTCCGGCAGCCAAGAGCAAGGCGATCAGCGTAGGCGATCGTATTGTCGGTGTGGGCCAGACGGGCAAAGGCATGGTTGACGTGATTGGCTGGCGTCTTGATGACGTCGTTGCGCTGATCAAAGGGCCAAAAGGCAGCAAGGTTCGTCTTGAAATTCTGCCTGCGGGTAAAGGGACGAAGACGCGTACGGTAACGTTGACGCGTGAACGTATTCGTCTTGAAGACCGTGCAGTCAAAATGTCGGTGAAGACCGTTGGCAAAGAAAAAGTTGGTGTGCTGGATATTCCTGGTTTCTACGTTGGCTTGACGGATGACGTCAAAGTTCAGTTGCAGAAACTGGAAAAACAGAACGTCAGCAGTGTGGTTATCGACCTGCGTACCAACGGCGGGGGAGCCTTGACCGAAGCGGTGTCGCTTTCTGGTCTGTTCATTCCTTCTGGCCCGGTTGTACAGGTTCGCGACAATAACGGCAAGGTACGTGAAGACAGCGATACCGACGGCGTTGTTTACTATAAAGGCCCGCTGGTCGTGCTGGTTGATCGCTTTAGCGCGTCGGCATCCGAAATTTTTGCTGCGGCAATGCAGGATTACGGTCGCGCGTTGATTGTGGGTGAACCGACCTTCGGTAAAGGTACCGTACAGCAGTACCGCTCTCTGAACCGTATTTACGATCAGATGCTGCGCCCGGAATGGCCGGCATTGGGTTCTGTGCAGTACACCATCCAGAAATTCTACCGTGTGAACGGCGGAAGCACGCAGCGTAAGGGCGTTACGCCGGACATCATCATGCCGACAGGTAATGAAGAGACTGAAACCGGTGAGAAGTTCGAAGATAACGCGCTGCCATGGGATAGTGTCGATGCGGCAACCTATACTAAGTCCGAGAATCTGACGCCGTTCGGTCCTGAATTGCTGAAAGAGCATAATGCACGTATTGCGAACGATCCTGAGTTCCAGTACATCATGAAGGACATTGCGCGTTTCAATGCGATGAAGGATAAGCGTAATATCGCCTCTCTCAATTACGCTCAGCGTGAGAAAGAGAATAACGAAGACGACGCCCTGCGTCTGGCGCGTATCAACGATCGCTTCAAACGCGAAGGCAAGCCGCTGTTGAAGAAACTGGATGATCTGCCGAAGGATTACCAGGAGCCGGATCCGTATCTGGATGAGACGGTAAAAATCGCGCTCGACCTGGCGCATCTTGAAAAAGAGAAGCCAGCGGAACAGCCCGCAACCAGTCAGTAACGTCAAACAGGCACAAGAAATTGTGCCTGTTTTTTTAACAAGCGCATGAAGTCGTCAGCCAGATACAATAAAATGTAAAGTTGTGTCTTTCTGGTGACTTAGCACCTATGGATGCTTGAAAATAGCCGCAAGACCCATACGATATGGGTAATCGCATAGTGCGTTTTGTTAAATTGAGGTTAAAAGAAAATTATGATGCGAATCGCGCTCTTCCTGCTGACGAACCTGGCTGTGATGGTCGTTTTCGGGCTGGTATTGAGCCTGACAGGGATTCAGTCAAGCAGCGTTCAAGGCTTGTTGATTATGGCACTGCTGTTTGGTTTTGGTGGTTCCTTCATTTCGCTGCTGATGTCCAAATGGATGGCGTTAAAATCCGTTGGCGGGGAAGTGATCGAGCAACCCCGTAATGAAAGAGAACGCTGGCTGATGAATACGGTAGCGAATCAGGCTCGTCAGGCCGGGATCGCTATGCCGCAGGTCGCTATCTACCATGCGCCAGATATTAACGCGTTTGCAACCGGTGCGCGCCGGGATGCCTCGCTGGTGGCGGTCAGTACCGGTCTGTTGCAAAACATGAGCCCGGATGAAGCTGAAGCCGTTATTGCCCATGAAATCAGCCACATTGCCAATGGCGATATGGTCACCATGACGCTGATCCAGGGCGTAGTGAACACCTTTGTTATCTTTATCTCGCGTATTCTTGCGCAAATTGCCGCCGGTTTCATGGGTGGAAATCGTGATGAAGGCGAGGAGAGCAATGGTAACCCGCTCATCTACTTTGCCGTCGCAACGGTACTGGAGCTGGTGTTTGGTATCCTGGCAAGCATCATTACCATGTGGTTCTCACGTCATCGTGAATTCCACGCGGATGCCGGTTCAGCAAAACTGGTAGGTCGCGAGAAAATGATTGCGGCGCTGCAACGTCTGAAAACCAGCTATGAGCCGCAGGAAGCAACCAGCATGATGGCATTCTGCATTAACGGTAAATCCAAATCGTTGAGTGAGTTGTTTATGACCCACCCGCCACTGGATAAACGTATTGAAGCCTTGCGTAGCGGTGAATACCTGAAATAAGCCGCTGCAGAACAGGAAAAGCGCGTCGTAGGACGCGCTTTTTTTACGCCTGAACCCGGGGTTGCGTAATACGCAAACCACTGACAACTGCCGCTATCGCAGCCAGTACGCCTGCGGTGATCAGCGAGACGTGTGTCCCGCTGTCGCCAAACTGGTTCAACATCAGCGCCACCAACGCCGCACCACTACTCTGTCCCAGTAAGCGTGCCGTGCCCAGCATCCCGCTTGCGCCTCCGCTGCGTTCCCGTGGCGCGGAAGTGATGATGGTGTGATTGTTTGGCGACTGGAACAGACCAAATCCCGCTCCGCAGAGAATCATCGGCCAGATGATATTAAAATCCGTGGGTGAAGAGGGCAGGAGCACCAGCGAAAATAATCCACTCGCCATAAGCGCCATTCCCAGCGCACCTAACAACCCGGCATGGACGCGTTCAATTAAATAGCCGGCCAGCGGCGCCATGACCATGGTGGCAAGCGGCCATGGCGTCAGCAGCAACCCTGTTTCGACTTCGCTACGTCCTAACACCGTTTGCAGAAAGAACGGCAATGAAACCATGGCCAGCATCTGCGCGCAAAAGGAGCAGATAGAGGTACAAATGGAGAGCGAAAAGAGCGGTATGCGCAGGAGATCGACCGGTAGTAACGGGACAGGCAGTGCAAGTTGGCGGCGGATAAAGAAAAACCCTACTATCAGTAACCCTGCAAGTTCGGCGCCTGTCAGCGTAAGTGATTGTCCTTGTGCAAATCCACTGAGTGCCGTAATCAGCAAGCCAAAGGTAAGCGCGTTCATCACCGCACTGGGCAGATCAAAGCGGGGTTTATTGCTGCGAGGGGTATTGGGTGGCAGAAAACGCATGGCTAATAGCAGCGCGATAATACCCAGCGGGACGTTAATCAGGAATAACCATTTCCACGAGGCAATAGAGAGGATTGCCGCGGCAATGGTGGGGCCCGCCGCTGAGGAAACCGCGACGATAAAGGAGTTAATGCCCATTCCTCGGCCAAGTTGGCGATGGGGATAAATCAGCCGGATCAGCGCCGTGTTGACGCTCATCAGCGCCGCACCGCCAAAGCCCTGAGCGACGCGCGCCAGCGTCAGCATGTGCAGAGAATCTGACAGGGCACAAAATAGCGAAGCCAGCAGAAAAACGACCAGACCACATTTATAAATGCGTCGATAGCCAAACATGTCACCCAAAAAGGAAAGAGATAACAACGAAACCACAATAGCAATTTGGTAGGCGTTCACGATCCAAATTGAACTGGCAGGCGATGCCTGAAGATCGGTAGCAATAGTCGGAAGGGCAACGTTAGCAATTGCGCCATCCAATACGGCCATAGAGATGCCAATAATAATGGTTAAAATTGCCCCATAACGCTGGGGCAATGGCAGACCATCTGCCTGGATTTTTTCCATAGGAAGTCGATATCGTCGGAAATTATGATGAGAATAATGATTTTAGCATTGATATTCAGGTGTTATGTCGCAGATTTGTAACTAAGTAAGCAAAGATGGATTGCGAGCGCCGGTACGTGAAATTATAATAAAAACCGGTTCTGATTTTTATAAAACACTCGTAATGAGGTGATAAATGGCTATCGCAGATCTGGACAAACAACCCGATTCTGTATCTTCCGTGCTGAAGGTTTTTGGCATTCTGCAGGCGCTGGGTGAAGAGCGCGAGATTGGTATTACCGAATTGTCGCAACGCGTCATGATGTCAAAAAGCACCGTTTATCGCTTTTTGCAGACCATGAAAACGCTGGGTTATGTGGCACAAGAAGGGGAATCCGAGAAATACTCTCTGACCCTTAAACTGTTTGAGCTGGGCGCTCGCGCGTTGCAAAACGTTGATTTGATCCGTAGCGCTGATATTCAGATGCGTGAGTTGTCGCGTCTGACAAAAGAAACCGTGCATCTTGGTGCGCTGGATGAAGACAGCATCGTTTACATCCACAAAATTGACTCGATGTACAATTTGCGTATGTATTCTCGTGTCGGTCGTCGTAACCCGCTATACAGCACCGCTATTGGTAAAGTGCTGCTGGCATGGCGTGACCGTGAAGAAGTGAAACAAATTCTGGATGGCGTTGAATACAAACAAAGTACCGATCGTACGATAACCAATACCGATGAATTGCTGGTGCTGCTGGATAAAGTTCGTGAGCAGGGTTATGGCGAAGATAATGAAGAGCAGGAAGAAGGTCTGCGCTGCATTGGCGTACCGGTGTTTGATCGTTTCGGCGTGGTCATCGCAGGGTTGAGTATTTCATTCCCGACGTTGCGTTTCTCAGAAGAACGTTTACACGAGTATGTTGAAATGCTGCATACGGCAGCGCGTAAAATTTCAGAGCAAATGGGTTATAACGACTATCCATTCTGATCTGACAAATAAGCGTCATGTAAAAAAGCCCCAGGTGTTTTTTACCGGGGCTTTTTAATGACTAATAGAAGGGGCGTAGTAACAAATACCTTACCGATTTTTCTGTTCTTATTTTAACCGTTATCGACAACCACGGTGCTTTTCCTTAACAGGGGGCAATCCGACAGGCCAATGATACCACTGTTAGTGTGGACATATTGCGCGGTACTTGTCCCGCGGGCGGTAAGATATTGACATTGCAGACCCAGACCCGCCGCATTCTCCTTACTTCCTATCAAAACACCATAGCCGCTCAGTAATAAACCGATCCAAACCAGAGCTAACAACACAATAGCGCGGATAATCAGACGCATTACAACCTCTTATCATTTTTCGTTATTATTAGATTAGCCTGTACATGGTATGAAACAAGTGAATCATTCCTAAAAACATCTAATGCCGTTACAGTTAACGCTGGGTTTAGGTACCGCATGATAATTTATCGGCATAAGATGTAGATTCGAGAGTGGAGTGGGAGTGAAAAAAATTCGGTGGGTGGTGCTGAT is a window of Citrobacter sp. Marseille-Q6884 DNA encoding:
- a CDS encoding MFS transporter; the protein is MEKIQADGLPLPQRYGAILTIIIGISMAVLDGAIANVALPTIATDLQASPASSIWIVNAYQIAIVVSLLSLSFLGDMFGYRRIYKCGLVVFLLASLFCALSDSLHMLTLARVAQGFGGAALMSVNTALIRLIYPHRQLGRGMGINSFIVAVSSAAGPTIAAAILSIASWKWLFLINVPLGIIALLLAMRFLPPNTPRSNKPRFDLPSAVMNALTFGLLITALSGFAQGQSLTLTGAELAGLLIVGFFFIRRQLALPVPLLPVDLLRIPLFSLSICTSICSFCAQMLAMVSLPFFLQTVLGRSEVETGLLLTPWPLATMVMAPLAGYLIERVHAGLLGALGMALMASGLFSLVLLPSSPTDFNIIWPMILCGAGFGLFQSPNNHTIITSAPRERSGGASGMLGTARLLGQSSGAALVALMLNQFGDSGTHVSLITAGVLAAIAAVVSGLRITQPRVQA
- the kdgR gene encoding DNA-binding transcriptional regulator KdgR; translated protein: MAIADLDKQPDSVSSVLKVFGILQALGEEREIGITELSQRVMMSKSTVYRFLQTMKTLGYVAQEGESEKYSLTLKLFELGARALQNVDLIRSADIQMRELSRLTKETVHLGALDEDSIVYIHKIDSMYNLRMYSRVGRRNPLYSTAIGKVLLAWRDREEVKQILDGVEYKQSTDRTITNTDELLVLLDKVREQGYGEDNEEQEEGLRCIGVPVFDRFGVVIAGLSISFPTLRFSEERLHEYVEMLHTAARKISEQMGYNDYPF
- a CDS encoding YobH family protein, which codes for MRLIIRAIVLLALVWIGLLLSGYGVLIGSKENAAGLGLQCQYLTARGTSTAQYVHTNSGIIGLSDCPLLRKSTVVVDNG
- the proQ gene encoding RNA chaperone ProQ, whose translation is MENQPKLNSSKEVIAFLAERFPQCFSAEGEARPLKIGIFQDLVERIEGEMNLSKTQLRSALRLYTSSWRYLYGVKLGATRVDLDGNPCGELDEQHVEHARKQLEEAKARVQAQRAEQQAKKREAAAAAGEKEDAPRRERKPRPAPRRKESAERKPRAEKPAAKAPRAPREEQHTPVSDISVLTVGQSLKVKAGNNAMDATVLEITKDGVRVQLNSGMSLIVRAEHLVF
- the htpX gene encoding protease HtpX, producing the protein MMRIALFLLTNLAVMVVFGLVLSLTGIQSSSVQGLLIMALLFGFGGSFISLLMSKWMALKSVGGEVIEQPRNERERWLMNTVANQARQAGIAMPQVAIYHAPDINAFATGARRDASLVAVSTGLLQNMSPDEAEAVIAHEISHIANGDMVTMTLIQGVVNTFVIFISRILAQIAAGFMGGNRDEGEESNGNPLIYFAVATVLELVFGILASIITMWFSRHREFHADAGSAKLVGREKMIAALQRLKTSYEPQEATSMMAFCINGKSKSLSELFMTHPPLDKRIEALRSGEYLK
- the prc gene encoding carboxy terminal-processing peptidase; protein product: MNTFFRLTALAGLLAFAGQTLAAEDITRADQIPVLKEETQHATVSERVTSRFTRSHYRQFDLDQAFSAKIFDRYLNLLDYSHNVLLASDIEQFAKKKTALADELRTGKLDVFYDLYNLAQKRRFERYQYALSVLARPMDFTGNDTFNLDRSKAPWPKSEAELNALWDGKVKFDELSLKLTGKTDAEIRETLTRRYKFAIRRLAQTNSEDVFSLAMTAFAREIDPHTNYLSPRNTEQFNTEMSLSLEGIGAVLQMDDDYTVINSMVAGGPAAKSKAISVGDRIVGVGQTGKGMVDVIGWRLDDVVALIKGPKGSKVRLEILPAGKGTKTRTVTLTRERIRLEDRAVKMSVKTVGKEKVGVLDIPGFYVGLTDDVKVQLQKLEKQNVSSVVIDLRTNGGGALTEAVSLSGLFIPSGPVVQVRDNNGKVREDSDTDGVVYYKGPLVVLVDRFSASASEIFAAAMQDYGRALIVGEPTFGKGTVQQYRSLNRIYDQMLRPEWPALGSVQYTIQKFYRVNGGSTQRKGVTPDIIMPTGNEETETGEKFEDNALPWDSVDAATYTKSENLTPFGPELLKEHNARIANDPEFQYIMKDIARFNAMKDKRNIASLNYAQREKENNEDDALRLARINDRFKREGKPLLKKLDDLPKDYQEPDPYLDETVKIALDLAHLEKEKPAEQPATSQ
- a CDS encoding GAF domain-containing protein; this translates as MNKTELYTDLNRDFQALMAGETSFLATLANTSALLYERLSEVNWAGFYLLENDTLVLGPFQGKIACVRIPVGRGVCGTAVAQNQVQRIEDVHAFDGHIACDAASNAEIVLPITVENQLIGVLDIDSTAFGRFTEKDEQGLRTLVAQLETVLAMTDYKKFFAPVAG